The genomic segment aaacaaaacttttttttaacactggATTTTTATCTGCCTTGCATTTTCGATAAGTAAAGGACAAGGTTAAAATTCGTCATCTCAGCATGGTCGCGGTCTAGAACGAAACTAACTAGTAAGGAAGTGAAACACGACACAAGCTACTCTAGAGATGAGCAGCCATGCGAGTATATTGGAGACTCCAGGCGATGGTAGGGTCAGTGAACCGAAGCGCTTTGTACTCCTTAACGCTGCCAGCGTTTTCTCTCAAATGATTCTACTTTTTGTGCAGGTGAATTACGAATGGAATTAacttgaaaaccaaaaaataaaaaaaataaaaaaaactactttAACGCCCATATGGCCTCGATAAATTTTCCAATGTTTTTATGATATAGGAGAAAATCCAACACAATATGTCTGGACTTTGTGCCCCAATACCAcagacattttatttcttgataaATCAAATCATACCATTATACGCTAACACTTCCACACAAATTCGGTACATTGCTGGTTGTAACATAAAGGTGgcatgaaaacaaacaataagactGGAACGACGGTGATTGGTGAATGCTACTaaactaattaaattttagcgGAATCGGACACACGCGTTTCTTCGGGCAAACGGACGTCGGCAGAATTTTTCGATTGCTCTAACGGTTTAGCAAATGCTCGACTTACAACAAGTTTGGTGTTGGTTTTCCCATAGAATTCgagtttcttttccaattttgtatCAAACAAGGTATCAGAAGGTGGCTCACCCTCAGCTTCTGTGAAGAAGAGTTCAGTTCCAATTGTGTCGTAGTATTTTCCTTCGTAAAGTTGATTTCCAATTTTAATTATGGGTTCATCAGTTTCCATGCCAAGTACTTTGatggaaacattttcttgattcaaaGCATCACTCCCTGTGTTTCCAGCAAATTCTACCAAAATGTACTGTTCTTCAACTGTTTCTTCATATtcactttccatttttctttttacaattcTTCTTCACAAGACTGTTAAAtgaatgattttatttaattaaagaacTGAACATTAAAGTGTCTGGAATATTATTTTACCCAccaagttattattttgaaatgtagATGAGATACTGGTATTCCTCAAAGTTAgtattgttgaaattgattcaaatcCTCTTGCAAATTACAGCAGTATTTAAGGTAGACAGATCGAAgacctaaaaatatttaacatttcagcaaaaacattattttcatattaatCAATGCAGTGTTATGAAagttttgatgaaatttatttaatcttTACCTGAGTACACAGCCACTCGATGTTTTAGGACGTACTGAAGTTTATGAAACCGAGGTTTTCTGGACAATCTTCTCAGCATAACCTGAAGTTCCaggattttttcatttattgagGCCAAATGTTTCTTTGCTTCTTGCAACTTTCGTTGACGAGCTGCTATAGCTTCTTCACTTAGAACAACTTCTGATGGACCGTTGATAGCAAAATTAATCACGGGACGTTCAGCAACGTCCATTTCGTCTCACTtattaagacaaaaaaaaagaatgaacaTTTCCCCCAGAGGAAAAGGCGTATTCTGTTCTGTGTCTGTTCTGTTTTCTCCTCGATGACCTCCTGTGTTCCTGTTCTCCGAGCCGGAGTTGTCAGGTGTTCGCCAATAAACTTTCAAATCGCTATAAGAGATGGCGTTGTCGTcgaacgattttttaaaacttgagtttatattttttttaatcgtatttttatttagacgaATAAATGTTTACGTCATGATCAAGTACTCACCACTGCAGATTcagaaacacaaagaaaaaccTGCTTCCATGAAACAGTACTTTTATGATAGTAAGTATCCTACGGTTTTAATTTATCCCACACTGAAGAACAAAAACTACCAGTGGGGGCTACCCGTCTGCTTGCAAGAGCTTATTCTCATTTTCAAGttgggaataaaaataaaaaataccgaCTAATAATCATTTCTCCGTATCACATGCAAGgcgcatttcttttccttggcAAATAAAGATTTTTAGCACCAACATTTTCAAGTCTCTAATTCCAAAGCATTTCGTCGGCGCTTAATAAACCAGGGCACGAAATACGAAAGGTGTCACTATCAGGACAATTACTAACTAATCCCTTTTACTTATAGTTAGGTTTGCAAAATATAGTAcagtgaaatttcaaaattgtattATGTGTGATTAAACACGAGTGGTTTACAGATAGAAAGACACAAGAATATTCTGTGTGATCAAAACGGAAATACAACGCGAAGAGCGAGAAAAAGAACACAGAAAtctattatttattctttgcGCGACCTGTgatttttgtatgttttttcGAAAGCTTTATAGGTATTTAATGTTTCTgggttgttttcaaaaaatgcaaCGACCGATTCCTGGAAAAGCATTTGTAATCCGTTAagtagtttttaattttggtatTGTGCAGATCATGATATTAACACTGTTAATTTACCTCATCTCCTACTGCAGTCAATTTTCGTGCAGATAATTTTGATGGATTGCTTTCAACTGGGCTGCCCTTTTCGGAATACAATCTctagaaaaacaatttaaaatacacaccatgaaaacaaaactcaatATATTATGTTGTATGCACAATATTGTCATACCTCTCCTGGGATTTGAAGTCTTGTATTAATTATATCACCAGTTGCTGGGTCAAATTTGGGTGTGAAGATGGGAATCTGAATATATCAATGTTAGtaataatgaattaatgattaaaaatatgcTTGTAtgataataaaagaatgaatgcCTTATTGTTTGCCAGTCTTGATGAGCTTCGTATTGCAGGAGTTTCCATTTTGGATGATCctgaattttcaaatacaTGATTAACAATTTTGGAAAACTGATTAAATAATAGCATTACCAGTTGAAAGTGCAAAGTTGTGAGCATCGTGATTAGTTTCAATTGCTTTATCTGGTAAAGTGTTGGGAGTTTCttgactttgattttttcttaatttctaaaaaataaaaactcattGAAAATATAGAGTAAATGCATTCTCTGAAAGTGTGTACTATTTTACATACCAAATATTCAccccatttcattttcttaacgTTTAATGGGATCTTCAAAATTGCACTAATAAATGGAAGAGTTAAACTCTCAATCATccgttgtttgttttcgagCATATCCTTTAAGGTCATTTCAACtgttaaaaaagtaaatgagttaaaataatattatccAATACATTCATAGAACAAATTAGTCAATAAACATTGTGACATAGCTTACCATTTCGGTCAAAGTCCTTCCTgagaacaattttttgtttatcttcaTCAACGAACGTAGGAAAACGATTTTTCTTGTCCTTAGAAGAAGGAGGAGTGCTGCAAGACGAAGAATTGTCTTCTTGGTTTGTAACACTCGCTTTACGACGAATCCTTCCCATCGTAAgtttttttcacgattttttgGCTCGACACTTTCCGTTCGGAATTCCAGAGGGAGAACACAATGGCagaattttgaatgaatggACGTTGCCACACGGATTTTTTCTTCGTAAATACAGCATTGCCACAAacgaaaaagtcaaaatcgcAACTTGATCTCGGTCGTCTGGACGAACCCTACCGACTTTCATGGGTACGACATTTAGACGGTAGGGTTCGTCCAGACGACCCTAGGAACGGTAGCGCTCGTCGTGGCGGAGGGCTACAACACACTGCAGTGTGAATACGAATAGTGTAatgtaaacacacacaacctACGTGCTAATTAGTGAATTTTGTGTTATTCTCTTCTTTAGATGTAGTTGTAGATTAGAATCTGTTTTATCTTTATTATCATAATGACAAGTGTTCCACCCGAGTTGGAAGGACCAACAGTAAATCCGGACTTTGATGAAGCCCAAACACAAACAGATAGGTTTGAGTATGGAAAAGGATACGATTTATCGTATTTTCAAGATATTAGGGTATGTTTGCATGAAATATGCTATTGTTTAAGTGACTTTTATATAGATTCTTTTGTTATAGGAGAAATATCAAGGAAGGAGGAATGTAAGACGGAGGAAAGTTCCACACCAGCAAGGCCTTGTTGAAACCACAACAACATATCCAACCCGCCCAGCACTTTGGTTAGatttcaaaaagtcaaaaacaaCCTGCAGCTCCAGACGAGCATCAATCCACAACATTGTAAGTATAAAGGCGGTATAAAGACTAACATATTTCTGGTACATGTTATTTACACtttgtaattttatgttttagcAATCTAAAACAGCGATAGAAAATGGAATGGACCATTTTACTCTGTCAGCATcccaaaatgtaaaagaatGGTCCACTGATGTAAGTGGGTATGGTAATCTTGCAGGTGAATTCATGAAAACACAAGAATGTCATGATGCAGTAGACGCTTGGACTGCTTTGGTTAGAAAACATCAATGTAAGTCCATGTTTTGTTCTTATATAGACTTTTAATGACATGTATATTCTATTATagtgaaaagggaaaaagattcAGAATGGATTGCCCATCACAAAGAAGCCGAGGATCAACGCAAGAGGAAACGTGTGGAAACCATTTACGGTAAAACTTCCGGTTGTTTGGCCGCAACAAGGACTGAGGCCGCTGCTTCTAACGCTAATCGGCATAGTAATGGAGGTAGAATCATGTCAATAGGTAATTCTTAAAGGTAGAACATTGTTAAGTCACAATAAATGTGGAGTACTATTGAAACTAAATAGGGTCCACTGCGCAGATTTCAACTTTGGAATTGAATTGCCAAGAAGATGGTGTAGAACAAATCAGAAATACTCAGCACAGTCGTGGTAGCATGCAACTTTTGAGAGGAGGTAAGCCAGTAATTTGGTCTAGGAATTGTTTTTCAGTGTATTAATTTGAGTAACTATTTTATTCTAGCAGGACAGTTGACTGAAGCTGATCAACCAAATCAACAGCCTCCATTGCCGGCCACTCCTAGTCAAATCAATGTCGATCATTTTCATCAGCTTTCTCGTGAGCTttcattaattcttttaaagttAAGTCCCAATGAATGTGGTGTACTATTGAAACTAAATAGGGTCCACTGCAGATACGCAGATTTCAACTTTGGAATTGAATTGCCAAGAAGATGGTGTAGTACAAATCAGCAATACTCAGCACATTCGTGGTAGCATGCAACTTTTGAGAGGAGGTAAGCCAGTAATTTAGTCTAGGAATTGTTTTTCAGTGTATTAATTTGAGTAACTATTTTATGCTAGCAGGACAGTTGGACGAAGATGATCCACCCAATCAACAGCCTCCATTGCCGGCCACTCCTAGTCAAATCAATGTCGATCATTTTCATCAGCTTTCTCgtgagttttcattcattcttttaaAGTGTAGTCCCTATTAATGTGGTGTACCATTAAAACTTAATAGGGGCCAATGTGGACACGCAGGATTCATCTTTTGGATTGGATTGCCAAGTGAATGGTGTAGTACAAGTCAGCAATACTCAGCGCAGTCATAGTAACATGCAACTTTTGAGTCGAGGTAAGCCAGTAATTTAGTCAATGAATTGTATTTAAGTGTATTAATTTGAGTAACTATTTTATGCAAGCAGGACAGTTGGACGAAGATTATCCACCAAATCAACAGCCTCAATTAACggctaatattttttcatctatATCGTCTAATACCAATCGATCTACTTCGGTCAATGCCAAACCTGGAAGAGGCCGTTCGACCGGTAGCGGAACCGGATCGAGAAGAGGTAACAGAGGTTCTCAAATCCGGGCTGTTCCAGTTAGTGGAGAAGGTGTGACACGGAATTCGTATACTACAGCCTACTGCTACCAATCAATGTATTATGCCCTGAAACCAAATTCAAGCCCACCAGAGGTATTATTTTGATGCACAATTTGATAATGCAAGTAGTTGCAAAttgtattgttttatttattaaaattttcagtaCTACTTCATATCGAAAGGAAAGCTTCCGTCGCAGTATTCGATTACCATTGAACTTCAAAAAGCTCCTGTCTTAGCTAAATGTTAGAGATGCGGATGCGATAGAGATTCGGCTGAATTCCTcgcgttttttttatattttttaaatatgatttttttaaatatgcatATGTTATAATCAAGAAAGGTTGTTTGAAACagcttgtgtttttttaataaagtgACTTGCCAAAGTAGctcggttatttttttatcactcaTTCTGGAGCACTGGGCACCTGGCCAATTTTTAGTCTCAACGCTACATAAGTAGTtgacccccctccctccccccccagGTTGAGCCAATGTACTGTGATGAgcataaagaaggaaaaactatCTTTGAACAATTTACCGTCTTACTAACTTGTGATGAACATAGGATTTTTCGCCATGATGATTGATGAAGTTCATTCCATCAGAACTGTGGCGGGTTCAAAACGATATGTATGCATTGTAACtccattaaaatatattttgataaatgaagaattcaatcaaaataagTAACGTAGTCACGTAGATATAAGTACGTATTCACCAATATAAAAAGTACAAATCCCATCACAATCACGTATAATttgtggggggaaaaatcaTTAGTACCGATCAAGTATTTCTTGGGAAGTCGTTTACCGCATGCaagtaaataaaagttttttatgCGTTTTTTCATTGTATTATTAGCCAGCCGCATAATAGtgtgcgtgaaaataaaaattatttcgcaGTGAATTACACATGCGTATGTTCATATTAGGCTTATTCTGAATTGATATTTCGATTCAGCATAAAAATCTGAGTCAGAGttgtaaatttcattaattttggtTGTCAGCCGCCCAGTAGCgcgcgtgaaaataaaaaattcgttcgcagTGAATTACACATGCGTATGTTCATATTAGGCTTATTCTGAATTGATATTTCGATTCAGCATAAAAATCTGAGTCAGAGttgtaaatttcattaattttggtTGTCAGCCGCCCAGTAGCgcgcgtgaaaataaaaaattcgttcgcagTGAATTACACATGCGTATGTTCATATTAGGCCGATTCTGAATTGATATTTcgattcagcgtaaaaagCTGAGTCGGAAttgtaaatttcattaattttggtTGTCAGCCGCCtagtagcgtgcgtgaaaataaaaattcgttcacGGTTAATTACACAAACGTGTGTTCATTTAAGGCTAATTCTGACCAGATATTCCGATTCAGCGTCAAAAGTTGAGTTAgaggtgtaattttcattcatattgGTGGTAGCCTGCGGGAGTTATTGGTttacgacactttttttttaaggaaaaaaagcgCAGTAACTCGCTTACAGTTACAGGGCGGACTTTTTTCAGTAAAACATTTGATCGCTAAAAACTAAATCCCGCAGGCTACTACcacaatgaatgaaaattacacctcTAACTCAACTTTTGACGCTGAATCGGAATATCAGGTCAGAATTAGCCTTAAATGAACACACGTTTGTGTAATTAACCgtgaacgaatttttattttcacgcacgctactatgcggctgaaccactaacattaataaaaattacacCTCTAACTCAACTTTTGACGCTGAATCGTAATATCATGTCAGATTAAGTCTGATATCAACATAGGCATGTATAATTAACTgcgaaataattttattttcacgcgcACTCGGATAGGCCTATAG from the Daphnia pulex isolate KAP4 chromosome 1, ASM2113471v1 genome contains:
- the LOC124192169 gene encoding transcription factor tau 55 kDa subunit-like, which produces MESEYEETVEEQYILVEFAGNTGSDALNQENVSIKVLGMETDEPIIKIGNQLYEGKYYDTIGTELFFTEAEGEPPSDTLFDTKLEKKLEFYGKTNTKLVVSRAFAKPLEQSKNSADVRLPEETRVSDSAKI
- the LOC124210423 gene encoding uncharacterized protein LOC124210423, which codes for MGRIRRKASVTNQEDNSSSCSTPPSSKDKKNRFPTFVDEDKQKIVLRKDFDRNVEMTLKDMLENKQRMIESLTLPFISAILKIPLNVKKMKWGEYLKLRKNQSQETPNTLPDKAIETNHDAHNFALSTGSSKMETPAIRSSSRLANNKIPIFTPKFDPATGDIINTRLQIPGERLYSEKGSPVESNPSKLSARKLTAVGDEESVVAFFENNPETLNTYKAFEKTYKNHRSRKE
- the LOC124192173 gene encoding uncharacterized protein LOC124192173, whose protein sequence is MTSVPPELEGPTVNPDFDEAQTQTDRFEYGKGYDLSYFQDIREKYQGRRNVRRRKVPHQQGLVETTTTYPTRPALWLDFKKSKTTCSSRRASIHNIQSKTAIENGMDHFTLSASQNVKEWSTDVSGYGNLAGEFMKTQECHDAVDAWTALVRKHQLKREKDSEWIAHHKEAEDQRKRKRVETIYGKTSGCLAATRTEAAASNANRHSNGGRIMSIGSTAQISTLELNCQEDGVEQIRNTQHSRGSMQLLRGAGQLTEADQPNQQPPLPATPSQINVDHFHQLSRSTADTQISTLELNCQEDGVVQISNTQHIRGSMQLLRGGQLDEDDPPNQQPPLPATPSQINVDHFHQLSRANVDTQDSSFGLDCQVNGVVQVSNTQRSHSNMQLLSRGQLDEDYPPNQQPQLTANIFSSISSNTNRSTSVNAKPGRGRSTGSGTGSRRGNRGSQIRAVPVSGEGVTRNSYTTAYCYQSMYYALKPNSSPPEYYFISKGKLPSQYSITIELQKAPVLAKC